A part of Micromonospora chersina genomic DNA contains:
- a CDS encoding zinc finger domain-containing protein → MEHPEESPESREMRKLKGLSREEAGLWFWSALQYITDAASAHRNEELYRAARKTGMAALSQGIPLPFSAAYVGCPICNANPGQNCINLPRHVLKEELHPERVERSRKLRELTEG, encoded by the coding sequence ATGGAGCATCCGGAGGAGTCCCCCGAGAGCCGGGAAATGCGAAAGCTGAAAGGGCTGAGCAGGGAGGAGGCTGGGCTGTGGTTCTGGTCCGCCCTGCAATACATAACCGATGCTGCCTCCGCCCACCGCAACGAGGAGCTGTACCGGGCTGCCCGCAAGACGGGCATGGCCGCTTTGTCCCAGGGCATCCCGTTGCCGTTTAGCGCGGCGTACGTAGGGTGCCCCATCTGCAATGCCAATCCCGGTCAGAACTGCATCAACCTGCCGCGGCACGTCTTGAAGGAAGAGCTGCACCCGGAGCGGGTCGAGCGGAGTCGAAAGCTGCGCGAGTTGACGGAAGGTTGA
- a CDS encoding ArsR/SmtB family transcription factor: MVGDLLDRGTAQTYASWFRALADPTRVQIVEYLARHARPMSVGEIVSAVGLAQSTVSQHLKILTEVRFVLVEPVGTARHYRINDACVGCFPSAADVVMGRPAPTPKGAC; this comes from the coding sequence ATGGTGGGCGACCTCCTCGACCGGGGCACCGCGCAGACCTACGCCTCGTGGTTCCGGGCCCTGGCGGACCCGACCCGGGTGCAGATCGTCGAGTACCTCGCCCGGCACGCCCGGCCGATGAGCGTGGGGGAGATCGTCAGCGCCGTCGGCTTGGCCCAGTCCACCGTCTCCCAACACCTGAAGATCCTGACCGAGGTGCGGTTCGTGCTCGTCGAGCCGGTCGGCACCGCCCGTCACTACCGCATCAACGACGCCTGCGTCGGCTGCTTCCCCTCCGCCGCTGACGTCGTCATGGGCCGCCCGGCCCCCACCCCGAAGGGAGCCTGCTGA
- a CDS encoding M28 family metallopeptidase: MTGSSNLADLLEQVSADRMVATIAVLASDPLAGRRVGSRGGAAARAWLVDQLTALGAGVRTEEFPVRAVPQVYEAPTVTWGDRNGTMELAFGRQVAIHPASADTPDIRRGALGVAGKDHPAGRWLVVPADMSLFDAYRDTRGAAGLLVRRPVDAEGWQFTMLAGPDPGPLPVLTLDPDTHHAVLTAATAGDGWLAGATPLRRDDVTGANIHACLRQPVPAGADLLLTAHYDGVGDHPGLRLPGASDNATGVAVVLEAARILATALPNGAGLSVALLDGEEVGALGSAHHAGQLRAAGAAPMVINVDGAGRLEGAAAVEAGGSAHRLLALLDQAGRHTGIPLTAGPVASDNRRYGGAGFAAVGIGAGMGGYHSPADTPDKVDPATLDAIARLVVATAHLAAAAPATLSSPIGDKR, from the coding sequence ATGACCGGCTCAAGCAACCTCGCGGACCTGCTCGAGCAGGTCAGCGCCGACCGGATGGTCGCCACCATCGCCGTCCTCGCCTCCGACCCGCTAGCCGGGCGACGGGTCGGCTCGCGGGGCGGGGCGGCGGCCCGCGCCTGGCTCGTCGACCAGCTCACCGCCCTCGGCGCTGGCGTGCGCACCGAGGAGTTCCCGGTCCGCGCCGTGCCGCAGGTGTATGAGGCGCCGACAGTCACCTGGGGCGATCGGAACGGCACCATGGAGCTGGCGTTCGGGCGACAGGTCGCGATCCACCCGGCCTCCGCCGACACGCCGGACATCCGACGCGGCGCCCTCGGCGTCGCCGGCAAGGACCACCCGGCGGGGCGGTGGCTGGTCGTGCCGGCCGACATGAGCCTGTTCGACGCCTACCGCGACACCCGCGGTGCTGCCGGGTTGCTGGTCCGCCGCCCGGTTGACGCCGAGGGTTGGCAGTTCACCATGCTCGCCGGCCCGGACCCGGGGCCGCTGCCCGTGCTGACGCTCGACCCGGACACCCACCACGCCGTGCTCACCGCCGCGACCGCGGGGGACGGTTGGCTGGCTGGCGCGACGCCGCTGCGCCGCGACGACGTCACCGGCGCCAACATCCACGCCTGCCTCCGGCAGCCTGTCCCCGCTGGCGCCGACCTGCTGCTGACCGCGCACTACGACGGTGTCGGCGACCACCCCGGGCTTCGCCTGCCCGGCGCCTCGGACAACGCCACCGGCGTCGCCGTGGTCCTCGAAGCCGCCCGCATTCTCGCCACCGCGCTGCCGAACGGCGCCGGACTGTCCGTCGCGCTGCTCGACGGGGAGGAGGTCGGCGCTCTCGGCTCCGCCCACCACGCCGGTCAACTCCGCGCCGCGGGTGCCGCGCCGATGGTCATCAACGTCGACGGCGCCGGCCGCCTGGAGGGGGCGGCCGCGGTGGAGGCCGGCGGCTCTGCCCACCGTCTCCTCGCCCTGCTCGACCAGGCCGGGCGCCACACCGGTATCCCCCTGACCGCAGGTCCGGTGGCATCAGACAACCGCCGCTACGGCGGCGCCGGTTTCGCCGCTGTGGGCATCGGTGCCGGCATGGGCGGCTACCACAGCCCCGCTGACACCCCCGACAAGGTCGACCCCGCCACTCTCGACGCCATCGCCCGTCTCGTTGTCGCGACCGCTCACCTCGCGGCAGCGGCACCCGCTACACTTTCATCGCCAATCGGCGATAAACGATAG
- a CDS encoding FAD-dependent oxidoreductase, giving the protein MTVLDELPVVVIGAGPVGLAAAAHLHERGLPFLVLEAGDTAGAAVRQWGHVRVFSPWRYNVDPAARRLLDDAGWVSPAEDALPTGADLVADYLQPLAELPQLKPHLRYGARVEAISRLGLDRLRTAGREQTPFLIRLADGDELLARAVIDASGTWGTPNVLGASGLPARGEKDAVAFLEHALPDVLGTDRHRFAGRHTLVVGAGHSAANTLLSLAELAAAEPDTEVTWAIRSASPARTYGGGDADALPARGALGSRLRDHVDAGRIRLLTGFSVHALTPTDGRVAVVVRHADGTDESITVDRIVAATGFRPDHSIAAELRLDLDPIMGATRALAPLIDPNEHSCGTVPPHGADELAHPEVGYYAVGMKSYGRAPTFLMATGYEQVRSVVAALAGDWDAARDVQLDLPETGVCNSNPADSTGTDSCCGPTRAAQPAAQGLATGISGGLLSAPLTLISLDTPTSGQTGGCCSS; this is encoded by the coding sequence ATGACTGTCCTGGACGAACTGCCCGTCGTGGTGATCGGCGCGGGCCCGGTGGGCCTGGCCGCCGCCGCCCACCTGCACGAGCGTGGCCTGCCCTTCCTTGTCCTGGAGGCCGGCGACACCGCCGGCGCGGCGGTGCGGCAGTGGGGGCACGTGCGGGTGTTCTCCCCGTGGCGCTACAACGTCGACCCGGCCGCCCGCCGACTGCTCGACGACGCCGGTTGGGTCTCCCCGGCCGAGGACGCGCTGCCCACCGGCGCGGACCTGGTCGCGGACTACCTCCAGCCCCTGGCGGAGCTGCCGCAGCTCAAGCCGCACCTGCGCTACGGCGCGCGGGTGGAGGCGATCAGCCGACTCGGCCTGGACCGGCTGCGTACCGCCGGCCGCGAGCAGACGCCGTTCCTGATCCGCCTCGCCGACGGCGACGAGTTGCTGGCCCGCGCGGTCATCGACGCCTCCGGCACCTGGGGCACCCCCAACGTCCTCGGCGCCTCCGGCCTGCCCGCCCGCGGCGAGAAGGACGCGGTAGCGTTCCTCGAGCACGCCCTGCCCGACGTGCTCGGCACCGACCGGCACCGCTTCGCCGGCCGACACACCCTTGTCGTCGGCGCCGGCCACTCCGCCGCGAACACCCTGCTCTCCCTGGCCGAGCTGGCCGCCGCCGAGCCCGACACCGAGGTGACCTGGGCGATCCGCTCCGCGTCCCCGGCCCGCACCTACGGCGGTGGCGACGCCGACGCCCTGCCCGCCCGCGGCGCGCTCGGCTCCCGTCTGCGCGACCACGTGGACGCCGGCCGCATCCGGCTGCTCACCGGCTTCTCCGTCCACGCGCTCACCCCGACCGACGGCCGCGTCGCCGTGGTCGTCCGCCACGCCGACGGCACCGACGAGTCCATCACCGTGGACCGCATCGTCGCCGCCACCGGCTTCCGCCCCGACCACTCCATCGCCGCCGAGCTGCGCCTGGACCTCGACCCGATCATGGGCGCCACCCGCGCCCTCGCCCCGCTGATCGACCCGAACGAGCACTCCTGCGGCACCGTCCCACCGCACGGCGCCGACGAACTCGCACACCCCGAGGTCGGCTACTACGCCGTCGGCATGAAGAGCTACGGCCGCGCGCCCACCTTCCTCATGGCCACCGGCTACGAGCAGGTCCGCTCCGTCGTCGCCGCCCTCGCCGGCGACTGGGACGCCGCCCGCGACGTCCAGCTCGACCTGCCCGAAACCGGCGTCTGCAACAGCAACCCCGCCGACTCCACCGGAACCGACAGCTGCTGCGGCCCCACCCGTGCAGCCCAGCCGGCCGCACAAGGGCTCGCCACCGGGATCTCCGGCGGCCTGCTCTCCGCACCGCTCACCCTGATCAGCCTCGACACCCCGACCAGCGGCCAGACCGGCGGCTGCTGCTCCAGCTGA
- a CDS encoding MFS transporter, with protein sequence MVLFMSIAAALGTSTIYPMQPAIAQVADSLGSPVAAVGVALACGPTGYLVGLCLLVPLVDRYPPGRVFAAQFGVMAAALAASAAVGGVLALGAAIGVVGACSAVGAGLSSVAGRLAPPHRRATVLGFVTAGISAGILAGRIVGGWLADEIGWRRMLLVFAAASALVAVWCLTALPAVRGTAAGDYLSSLRSLPGLFVRHATLRVAALRGALWFFAFCAVWAGLAVALSQAPYSYPAERIGLYALAGLAGIPATQVAGAWTDRVGSRRVILAGLVSAGLAAAVMGFSLANTVVALICLALFDAGLFAAQVANQSTVLAIDPAAPAGCNSAYMSVYFVGGSLGTAFGAGSVEWFGWPATAVITLAAISVAGTITAFTRHASTGLVPVGQQAR encoded by the coding sequence GTGGTGCTGTTCATGTCGATCGCGGCGGCCCTGGGGACATCGACCATCTATCCGATGCAGCCAGCAATAGCTCAGGTGGCGGACTCGTTAGGCTCGCCGGTCGCTGCTGTCGGGGTCGCGCTCGCCTGTGGACCGACCGGGTACCTGGTCGGCCTCTGCCTGCTCGTCCCGCTCGTTGACCGATACCCGCCTGGGCGGGTCTTCGCAGCCCAGTTCGGGGTTATGGCAGCAGCGCTCGCGGCGAGCGCCGCCGTGGGCGGCGTGCTGGCGCTGGGCGCGGCGATCGGTGTGGTCGGTGCCTGTTCGGCGGTGGGCGCCGGCCTCAGCTCCGTCGCCGGCCGTTTGGCTCCGCCGCATCGGCGCGCGACGGTTCTGGGGTTCGTGACCGCTGGCATCTCCGCTGGAATCCTCGCAGGCCGGATCGTTGGCGGATGGCTCGCGGATGAGATCGGCTGGCGTCGGATGCTCCTGGTCTTCGCCGCCGCCTCGGCGCTCGTCGCTGTGTGGTGCCTGACGGCGCTCCCCGCCGTGCGCGGCACAGCGGCCGGCGACTACCTCTCCAGCTTGCGGTCCCTTCCCGGGCTGTTCGTCCGGCACGCGACACTCCGGGTTGCCGCGCTCCGCGGCGCCCTGTGGTTCTTCGCCTTCTGCGCGGTGTGGGCCGGGCTCGCCGTAGCTCTCTCACAAGCCCCGTACTCTTACCCGGCCGAGCGGATCGGCCTGTATGCCCTGGCCGGACTTGCGGGCATTCCCGCCACTCAGGTCGCGGGCGCCTGGACAGACCGCGTAGGTAGCCGTCGCGTCATCCTCGCGGGCCTGGTGTCGGCTGGGCTGGCCGCGGCCGTCATGGGCTTCAGCCTCGCGAACACCGTCGTGGCCCTGATCTGCTTGGCGCTCTTCGACGCCGGCCTGTTCGCCGCTCAGGTGGCCAACCAAAGCACGGTCCTCGCCATCGATCCTGCAGCACCGGCAGGGTGCAACAGTGCGTACATGTCGGTGTACTTCGTCGGAGGAAGCCTCGGGACCGCCTTCGGTGCTGGCTCAGTCGAATGGTTCGGCTGGCCGGCCACCGCGGTGATTACCCTGGCAGCGATCTCGGTTGCCGGGACGATCACGGCGTTCACGCGTCATGCGTCCACGGGCCTGGTCCCGGTCGGCCAGCAGGCGAGATGA
- a CDS encoding GNAT family N-acetyltransferase: protein MADTTVRPMTPDDADRVLAIYQAGLDGGDASFETTAPTWTAFDSGKLPDHRLVAVDADDNILGWVAVSPTSTRAVYAGVVEHSIYVDPAAQGRGVARLLLDALIASTEAAGIWTIQSGVFPENAASLALHQRAGFRVIGTRERVGRHHGRWRDVVLLERRSPVIT from the coding sequence ATGGCCGACACCACCGTCCGCCCGATGACCCCGGACGACGCCGATCGTGTCCTCGCCATCTACCAGGCCGGCCTCGACGGCGGCGACGCCAGCTTCGAAACCACCGCACCGACCTGGACCGCATTCGACTCGGGCAAGCTGCCTGATCACCGCCTCGTGGCCGTCGACGCGGACGACAACATCCTCGGGTGGGTGGCGGTGTCACCGACGTCGACCCGGGCGGTCTACGCCGGGGTGGTCGAGCACTCCATCTACGTCGACCCCGCCGCCCAAGGTCGTGGCGTGGCCCGGCTGCTGCTGGACGCGCTGATCGCCTCCACCGAGGCCGCCGGCATCTGGACCATCCAGTCCGGCGTGTTCCCGGAGAACGCCGCCAGCCTCGCCCTGCACCAGCGGGCCGGGTTCCGCGTCATCGGCACCCGCGAAAGGGTCGGCCGGCACCACGGCCGGTGGCGCGATGTCGTTCTCCTCGAGCGGCGTAGCCCCGTCATCACCTGA
- a CDS encoding MFS transporter yields MTTTTTAPADPTVGGRHGWRIVAALAITSTIGYGTLYYAFAVLLGPMAASLDASTTAVTGALTASVLAGALMAIPVGRWLDRHGGRALMTAGSITATALLIAWSQVHTIGQLYAVMIGIGISGAMVLYEPAFAVIVSWFIPDRRPTALLAVTVVAGFASTIFMPLTGLLVAQLGWRGALLTLAAVHGVVTVPLHALTIRKPPQGRAPIPAARPDHTLRRIAARAAMRDRRFWILAAALIAHGAATSTIGVHLVGYLTSRGHPATFAATTAGLLGVLSVTGRLVLTSARRRLPITTIVATVFAIQAVAVLAMPFTAGSRVGAVITVTGFGLGFGIASLATPALLADRYGTAAYATIAGRLTAPVTTAKAAAPLLAATLLPHGGYHLLLAAVTTACLLAAVGMRFVGSRSDWNEHDDKPGPPPQ; encoded by the coding sequence ATGACCACCACCACGACGGCGCCCGCCGACCCCACGGTCGGCGGGCGCCACGGGTGGCGCATCGTCGCCGCCCTCGCCATCACCTCCACCATCGGCTACGGCACCCTCTACTACGCATTCGCCGTCCTCCTCGGCCCCATGGCCGCCAGCCTCGACGCCTCCACCACCGCCGTCACCGGCGCGCTCACCGCCAGCGTCCTCGCCGGCGCGCTGATGGCCATCCCGGTCGGCAGGTGGCTCGACCGGCACGGCGGACGAGCCCTCATGACCGCCGGCTCGATCACCGCCACCGCGCTCCTGATCGCCTGGTCCCAGGTCCACACCATCGGACAGCTCTACGCCGTCATGATCGGCATCGGCATCTCCGGCGCAATGGTCCTCTACGAACCCGCCTTCGCCGTCATCGTCTCCTGGTTCATCCCCGACCGGCGCCCCACCGCCCTGCTCGCGGTCACCGTCGTCGCCGGATTCGCCAGCACCATCTTCATGCCCCTCACCGGCCTGCTCGTCGCGCAGCTCGGCTGGCGCGGAGCCCTGCTCACGCTAGCCGCGGTCCATGGCGTAGTGACTGTGCCGCTGCATGCCCTCACGATCCGTAAACCGCCCCAGGGCAGGGCACCCATCCCGGCGGCGCGACCGGACCACACTCTGCGACGCATCGCGGCGCGCGCCGCGATGCGCGACCGCCGCTTCTGGATCCTCGCCGCCGCCCTCATCGCCCACGGCGCCGCCACCAGCACCATCGGCGTCCACCTCGTCGGCTACCTCACCAGCCGCGGCCATCCCGCCACCTTCGCCGCCACCACGGCCGGGCTCCTCGGCGTCCTGTCCGTCACCGGACGACTCGTCCTCACCAGCGCCCGCCGCCGCCTCCCGATCACCACCATCGTCGCCACGGTCTTTGCCATTCAGGCGGTCGCTGTCCTCGCCATGCCCTTCACCGCAGGAAGCCGCGTGGGCGCCGTCATCACCGTCACCGGATTCGGACTCGGATTCGGCATCGCCAGCCTCGCCACCCCAGCACTGCTCGCCGACCGCTACGGCACCGCCGCCTACGCCACCATCGCCGGACGACTCACCGCCCCCGTCACCACCGCCAAAGCCGCCGCACCCCTGCTCGCCGCCACGCTCCTACCGCACGGCGGCTACCACCTACTACTCGCCGCGGTCACCACCGCATGCCTCCTGGCCGCCGTCGGAATGCGGTTCGTAGGGAGCAGAAGTGACTGGAACGAGCACGACGACAAACCCGGCCCGCCGCCGCAATAG
- a CDS encoding ArsR/SmtB family transcription factor — protein MSKQQAPLALIDLNADAPCCPPLAQSQVPAETAAVLAPAFKALGDPVRLRLMSMIASAEDGEACVCDLTPAFDLTGPTISHHLKTLREAGLVDAERRGTWVYYRARPQILRQLAALLSIEPAAAAKA, from the coding sequence ATGTCGAAGCAACAGGCGCCGCTCGCCCTCATCGACCTCAACGCCGACGCGCCGTGCTGTCCCCCGCTGGCGCAGAGCCAGGTTCCCGCCGAGACGGCCGCGGTGCTCGCGCCCGCGTTCAAGGCCCTCGGCGACCCGGTGCGGCTGCGGCTGATGTCGATGATCGCCTCCGCCGAGGACGGGGAGGCGTGCGTGTGCGACTTGACGCCGGCGTTCGACCTGACCGGGCCGACGATCTCGCACCACCTCAAGACGCTGCGCGAGGCAGGCCTGGTCGACGCCGAACGGCGCGGCACCTGGGTCTACTACCGGGCTCGACCGCAGATCCTGCGCCAGCTCGCCGCGCTGCTGTCGATCGAGCCGGCAGCCGCGGCCAAGGCCTGA
- a CDS encoding epoxide hydrolase family protein — MTAISEFRIDIPQTDLDDLRERLTRTRWGGQLPGAAWERGVPVGYLRELAEHWATTYDWRTHEAELNAHPQYVTDIDGQQLHFVHVKAAEPGALPLLLAHGWPGSIVEFLDVIGPLTDPRAHGGDPADAFDVVIPSLPGFGFSGPLSGPGWDSRRIATAFAELMHRLGYQRYGAQGGDFGAFVAPDLGRVDPQHVVGVHVNAASMGFIPFGELSEAELAELTDAERARVARMKAFLGEGNGYFQIQATRPQTLAYALLDSPVGQLAWIVEKFKEWTHGDLPEESVDRDRMLTNVMLYWLTGTAGSAANLYYESMHTRNWPTPSEVPTGVAVFAEDIAIRRYAERGHTIVHWSEFDRGGHFAAMEAPDLLVQDMRTFFRRFR, encoded by the coding sequence ATGACAGCGATCAGCGAATTCCGTATCGACATTCCCCAGACCGACCTCGACGACCTGCGCGAGCGTCTCACCCGCACCCGATGGGGCGGGCAACTGCCGGGCGCGGCGTGGGAGCGCGGCGTGCCAGTCGGCTATCTGCGGGAACTGGCCGAGCACTGGGCCACCACATACGACTGGCGCACCCACGAGGCGGAACTCAACGCCCACCCGCAGTACGTCACCGACATCGACGGGCAGCAGTTGCACTTCGTCCACGTGAAAGCTGCCGAACCCGGCGCATTGCCGCTGCTGCTGGCACACGGATGGCCAGGCTCGATCGTGGAGTTCCTCGATGTCATCGGCCCGCTGACCGACCCACGGGCACACGGCGGCGATCCGGCCGACGCGTTCGATGTGGTGATCCCGTCGCTGCCCGGATTCGGGTTCTCCGGACCGCTGTCCGGGCCGGGCTGGGACAGCCGGCGGATCGCGACCGCGTTCGCCGAACTGATGCACCGCCTCGGCTACCAGCGGTACGGCGCGCAGGGCGGCGATTTCGGCGCGTTCGTGGCGCCGGACCTCGGCCGGGTCGATCCGCAGCACGTGGTCGGCGTGCACGTCAACGCCGCCTCGATGGGCTTCATCCCGTTCGGCGAGCTCAGTGAGGCCGAGCTGGCCGAGCTCACCGACGCGGAACGGGCGCGCGTGGCGCGGATGAAGGCGTTCTTGGGTGAGGGCAACGGGTACTTCCAGATCCAGGCGACCCGTCCGCAGACCCTGGCGTACGCACTGCTCGACTCGCCGGTCGGGCAACTGGCCTGGATCGTCGAGAAGTTCAAGGAATGGACCCACGGCGACCTGCCCGAGGAGTCGGTCGACCGGGACCGGATGCTCACCAACGTCATGCTCTACTGGCTGACCGGCACGGCCGGCTCCGCAGCGAACCTCTACTACGAAAGCATGCACACCCGCAACTGGCCCACACCGAGCGAGGTACCGACCGGCGTCGCCGTGTTCGCCGAAGACATCGCCATCCGCCGGTACGCCGAGCGCGGCCACACCATCGTGCACTGGTCGGAGTTCGACCGAGGCGGACACTTCGCCGCCATGGAGGCACCCGACCTGCTCGTGCAGGACATGCGCACCTTCTTCCGCCGCTTCCGCTGA
- a CDS encoding flavin-containing monooxygenase, protein MIIVGGGQSGLAAARATLDAGLRPVVLHSGAEPVGSWPDYYDSLTLFSPARYSTLPGMPFDGDPDRYPHRDEVVDYLRRYAEALDAEIRTCTRVIAVRPGRSGGYLVETDTGDELPAVGVVAATGSFGNPYLPTLEGQSEYTGDLRHVAQYRRPEAYDGKRVVVVGAGNSAVQVAYELTGRARVTLATREPVRFLPQRIRGRDLHHWLRVTGADRLPRPVITRLIRHAAVLDTGRYHDAITSGELPRREMFTRFTADGVVWSDGTAEAVDAVIFATGYRPNLDYLAPLGALNQGVPRQASGISTTHPGLVYLGLEFQRSFASNTLRGVGRDAAHVMAALAARVDRRPRLSRQARPTASGAKRLTPPVPPDRARDGAGG, encoded by the coding sequence GTGATCATCGTCGGCGGCGGGCAGTCCGGCCTCGCCGCCGCCCGCGCCACCCTGGACGCTGGCCTGCGACCCGTGGTCCTGCACTCCGGCGCCGAACCAGTGGGCTCCTGGCCTGACTACTACGACAGCCTCACGCTGTTCTCGCCCGCCCGCTACAGCACCCTGCCCGGCATGCCCTTCGACGGCGACCCGGACCGTTACCCCCACCGCGACGAGGTGGTCGACTACCTCCGCCGCTACGCCGAAGCCCTGGACGCCGAGATCCGCACCTGCACCCGAGTCATCGCCGTACGTCCCGGTCGCAGCGGCGGATACCTCGTCGAAACCGACACCGGCGACGAACTGCCCGCCGTCGGAGTCGTCGCCGCTACCGGCTCCTTCGGCAACCCGTACCTGCCAACCCTGGAAGGGCAGAGCGAGTACACCGGCGATCTGCGCCACGTCGCCCAATACCGCCGACCCGAGGCATATGACGGCAAGCGGGTCGTGGTCGTGGGGGCCGGCAACTCCGCTGTCCAGGTCGCCTACGAACTCACCGGGCGTGCCCGGGTGACGCTGGCGACCCGCGAACCGGTCCGGTTCCTGCCGCAGCGCATCCGCGGTCGGGACCTGCACCACTGGCTGCGCGTCACCGGCGCCGACCGCCTTCCGCGCCCGGTCATCACCCGGCTCATCCGGCACGCCGCCGTGCTGGACACCGGCCGCTACCACGACGCCATCACCTCAGGCGAGCTTCCCCGGCGGGAGATGTTCACCCGCTTCACCGCCGACGGTGTCGTCTGGAGCGACGGCACCGCGGAAGCCGTCGACGCCGTCATCTTCGCCACCGGCTACCGCCCGAACCTCGACTACCTCGCCCCACTCGGCGCACTGAACCAGGGCGTACCGCGGCAGGCGAGCGGCATTTCCACCACCCATCCCGGCCTGGTCTACCTGGGGCTGGAATTCCAGCGATCCTTCGCCTCGAACACCCTGCGCGGCGTCGGACGCGACGCCGCGCACGTCATGGCAGCCCTCGCCGCACGCGTGGACCGGCGTCCGCGCCTCTCCCGTCAGGCACGCCCCACGGCCTCCGGTGCGAAGCGTTTGACGCCGCCCGTGCCCCCCGATCGAGCCAGGGACGGTGCGGGCGGATGA
- a CDS encoding FAD-dependent monooxygenase, with protein sequence MTGAAGSETDVLVVGAGPTGLTMAGQLARHGVRVRLVDRTTDRVHESRALAVQPRTLEVLAGFGLADKMVAAGNPAVRLIVHAGRRQRAVRLFDLGLPDTAYPYLLFLSQAETERLLGEHLGTLGVSVERGIELVGLDRTDQAAVATLRDRDGREERVSARYVVGCDGAHSAVRQFAGIGFEGGAYPQTFVLADLEVDGVEPGAAHAFLAGRGLMLLFPLGHPASWRMVAMRPANDATPPSAPVHLTELQTLADAYAGGALRLHDPVWATNFRLHHRAATAYRAGPVFLAGDAAHIHSPAGAQGMNTGIQDAVNLGWKLAQALQGDADPALLDSYHAERAPVGRMVLRFSDRAFTVATTANPLVRFARTRLAPALLPAVLAPRIVRATAFRTVAELAIRYRHSPLSTEARHAPRTGPRAGDRLPDAPLAGGGSLHRLTATPGWHLLLCGPPEGWPAHEIDDLTRRHGGRLTAHHLAGLVGAAPEADDQVLRRLGVDPGAHAGYLVRPDGHVGYRAGGTDLIGLRAYLRRWLGPSDA encoded by the coding sequence ATGACCGGCGCCGCGGGCTCGGAAACCGACGTGCTGGTGGTCGGCGCGGGGCCGACCGGCCTCACCATGGCCGGGCAACTCGCCCGGCACGGCGTACGGGTGCGCCTGGTCGACCGGACAACCGACCGGGTGCACGAGTCCCGCGCGCTCGCGGTCCAGCCCCGCACCTTGGAGGTCCTCGCCGGGTTCGGTCTGGCCGACAAGATGGTGGCGGCCGGCAACCCAGCGGTCCGGCTGATCGTGCACGCGGGACGGCGGCAGCGTGCGGTGCGACTGTTCGACCTGGGCCTGCCCGACACCGCGTACCCGTACCTGCTGTTCCTGTCGCAGGCGGAGACCGAACGGCTGCTCGGCGAGCACCTCGGCACGCTCGGCGTGAGTGTCGAACGCGGTATCGAGCTGGTCGGCCTGGACCGTACCGACCAGGCCGCGGTCGCCACGCTGCGCGACCGCGACGGCCGCGAGGAGCGGGTGTCGGCCCGATACGTGGTGGGCTGCGACGGCGCGCACAGCGCGGTGCGGCAGTTCGCCGGGATCGGCTTCGAGGGCGGCGCGTACCCGCAGACGTTCGTGTTAGCCGACCTGGAGGTCGACGGCGTCGAACCCGGCGCGGCGCACGCCTTCCTCGCCGGGCGAGGGCTGATGCTCCTCTTCCCGCTCGGACACCCGGCCAGTTGGCGGATGGTGGCAATGCGACCCGCCAACGACGCGACCCCGCCGAGCGCGCCGGTCCATCTCACCGAGCTGCAGACGCTGGCCGACGCGTACGCAGGCGGCGCGCTGCGGCTGCACGACCCGGTGTGGGCGACGAACTTCCGGCTGCACCACCGGGCCGCCACCGCCTACCGGGCCGGACCGGTTTTCCTGGCCGGAGATGCCGCGCATATCCACAGCCCGGCCGGCGCGCAGGGTATGAACACCGGCATCCAGGACGCGGTGAACCTCGGCTGGAAACTCGCCCAGGCACTGCAGGGCGACGCCGACCCGGCCCTGCTGGACAGCTACCACGCGGAGCGGGCACCGGTCGGCCGGATGGTGCTCCGTTTCAGCGACCGGGCCTTCACCGTCGCCACGACCGCCAACCCTCTTGTCCGCTTCGCCCGGACCCGGCTCGCGCCCGCCCTGCTGCCGGCGGTCCTCGCGCCCCGGATCGTGCGAGCCACCGCCTTCCGCACGGTCGCCGAGCTTGCCATTCGCTACCGGCACAGCCCGCTGTCCACCGAGGCCCGGCACGCGCCGCGGACGGGCCCGCGAGCCGGCGACCGGCTGCCCGACGCCCCTCTGGCCGGCGGCGGCTCGCTGCACCGGCTCACCGCCACACCCGGCTGGCACCTGCTGCTCTGCGGCCCACCCGAAGGCTGGCCCGCCCACGAGATCGACGACCTGACCCGGCGCCACGGCGGCAGGCTCACCGCACATCACCTCGCCGGCCTGGTTGGAGCGGCGCCCGAGGCTGACGACCAGGTGTTGCGCCGGCTCGGCGTCGATCCCGGCGCGCACGCCGGCTATCTCGTGCGTCCGGACGGGCACGTGGGCTACCGCGCGGGCGGCACCGACCTGATCGGCCTACGTGCCTACCTGCGCCGCTGGCTCGGACCCTCGGATGCCTGA